Proteins encoded together in one Leptospira bourretii window:
- a CDS encoding type II toxin-antitoxin system Phd/YefM family antitoxin: MIYVGVRDLKAKLSEYLDKARLGDEVIVTDHGKPIARLIKEPIKQKSTIEKMYLLAEKGMIQLPSKDKQSKVTPPLKTKSKITASDILMNDR, from the coding sequence ATGATATATGTAGGAGTAAGAGATCTAAAGGCAAAACTCAGCGAATATCTCGATAAGGCAAGACTCGGAGACGAAGTAATTGTTACCGATCACGGTAAACCAATTGCTAGACTAATAAAAGAACCAATAAAACAAAAATCTACTATTGAGAAAATGTATCTTTTAGCTGAGAAAGGTATGATACAACTTCCAAGTAAGGATAAGCAAAGTAAGGTTACTCCTCCCTTAAAAACAAAGTCAAAAATCACTGCATCCGACATCTTAATGAATGATCGCTAA
- a CDS encoding type II toxin-antitoxin system VapC family toxin, with protein sequence MFYYLDSSVLVKKYFDEFASNTVLKIWKDNRYLAISQVGYSEILGTINKKQKIDKFSDKVKDSIIKQFKSDWDQLVKINVDHSINSELDRIHSKYLLRGFDAIHLVSAILLFRELEEETFFLSADDNLATAAKKDGLNIGIYNWK encoded by the coding sequence ATGTTTTATTATTTAGATTCAAGCGTTCTTGTAAAAAAATACTTTGATGAATTCGCCTCTAATACTGTATTAAAAATATGGAAGGATAATCGATATCTTGCAATATCGCAAGTTGGCTATTCAGAAATCCTCGGCACAATTAATAAAAAACAAAAAATTGATAAGTTCTCTGACAAAGTAAAAGATTCTATTATAAAACAATTTAAATCTGACTGGGATCAGCTTGTCAAAATTAACGTAGATCATTCAATAAATTCGGAATTAGATAGAATTCATTCAAAATATCTACTTCGAGGTTTCGATGCCATTCACCTCGTTTCTGCGATTCTTCTATTCAGAGAATTAGAAGAAGAAACTTTCTTTCTTAGTGCAGACGATAATCTGGCAACCGCAGCCAAAAAAGACGGGTTAAATATCGGAATATATAATTGGAAGTAA